One genomic segment of Clavelina lepadiformis chromosome 3, kaClaLepa1.1, whole genome shotgun sequence includes these proteins:
- the LOC143450205 gene encoding uncharacterized protein LOC143450205, which translates to MSAYRQAMLSVAPERVEQFSLELKQTIDDKKRKKSRSGNRVSDKSKTHSRSHKTSSFDKSKRSKGNSKSHSSSRRKKTSREQEKSSKKRKHSKSDEEHLTGDSDVEKDGLDLENELYPLMHYVKDRQKLMQTIFSIIRGEKLVAMLPDILKKLPQEEIKQRCFSHLEVMSSKRINHILAGKQMQSSSGTDSEPELDKNNEAQPKTILTNLKQSSSKEDGQSLQTNFVDSTTSSGCEVLSLLASGQEQEVVPTSNPTLKEEQQLVVDFSQSDDEIKTDENVCEVQSDNSTSKNEANTEGSDDADEEEDIAEEVETVEFVEDEEYQDMVDAMLEESLPQTEASDVEQKSPDPKTPTDKGQTSSGRSQLELLELQLRERAIKSLLRAAQSSGESKS; encoded by the exons ATGTCTGCCTATCGTCAAGCAATGCTTTCTGTTGCCCCTGAGAGGGTGGAGCAGTTTTCACTTGAACTAAAACAGACAATAGATGACAAAAAGAGAAAGAAGAGTCGAAGTGGTAATCGTGTCTCTGACAAGAGCAAAACTCATTCAAGGAGTCATAAAACG AGCTCTTTCGATAAATCTAAGAGGTCAAAAGGCAATTCCAAGAGTCATTCATCGAGTCGTAGAAAGAAAACAAGCAGAGAGCAAgaaaaatcaagcaaaaaaaGAAAGCACAGTAAATCTGATGAGGAGCATTTGACTGGAGACTCTGATGTTGAAAAAGATGGTCTTGATCTTGAAAATGAACTTTATCCACTCATGCATTATGTTAAAGATCGACAGAAGTTAATGCAAACAATATTCAGCATCATTAGAGGCGAAAAATTGGTAGCTATGTTGCCGGATATTCTCAAAAAACTTCCACAAGAGGAAATAAAGCAGCGCTGTTTTTCTCATCTTGAG GTGATGTCTTCAAAAAGAATCAACCACATTTTAGCAGGAAAGCAGATGCAGTCATCTTCTGGAACAGACAGCGAGCCGGAGCTAGACAAGAATAATGAAGCTCAACCGAAAAcgattttaacaaatttgaaacaaagtaGCTCAAAAGAAGACGGTCAGAGTCTTCAG ACGAATTTCGTAGATTCAACGACATCTTCAGGATGTGAAGTTTTATCCCTGCTGGCGAGTGGCCAAGAGCAGGAAGTCGTTCCCACTTCAAATCCCACCCTGAAGGAAGAGCAGCAGTTGGTTGTTGACTTCTCACAGAGTGATGACGAAATAAAGACTGATGAAAACGTCTGTGAAGTGCAGTCAGATAACTCAACATCCAAGAATGAAGCAAACACTGAAGGCTCAGATGATGCAGATGAGGAAGAGGATATCGCTGAAGAAGTGGAAACTGTTGAGTTTGTTGAAGATGAGGAATATCAAGATATGGTGGACGCCATGTTGGAAGAGTCTTTACCTCAGACCGAGGCTAGTGATGTGGAACAAAAATCACCAGATCCCAAAACACCAACAGACAAGGGGCAGACTAGCAGTGGTCGATCCCAGCTCGAGTTGTTAGAGCTACAATTGAGGGAACGTGCTATTAAATCTCTGTTGAGAGCAGCGCAGTCTTCTGGAGAAAGTAAATCGTAG